From the Burkholderia glumae LMG 2196 = ATCC 33617 genome, one window contains:
- a CDS encoding amidase, with protein sequence MQDDYPNYDATDLAALIATRRASAREVLDAAIARANALNPSINAIVLTDYDAARERAAAPPAGPLGGVPYLVKDLAAAAGLRMSLGSRHYRYFVPDADAPFIARAKAAGANVFGKTSTAEFGQMPVTEPELFGPCRNPWNLDHTPGGSSGGAAAAVAAGIVPLAHASDGGGSIRIPASCCGLFGFKPGYDPQLAAQPVPGDLIVNHAISRSVRDSALLFDLTTGRAGTSEATLARLDEPVGALRIGLVTDPLFAAALSPDVLAALDDAARLAESLGHVVEPMRLPIDQARAAETFLTCWAAIVEPLVHDAQALTGRRPRGDEFEPASRAMAQVGRHLARERLPLARDWQKQLIAQVESATARYDLVLCATLAAPPVRIGELRSTPFERAQMRLLAALPARPLLRMMLANTAKRAFAWAGCTELFNLTGQPAMSVPLHWNARGLPVGVQFAARRGDDARLLRFARQLELARPWFARRPPLVPAAR encoded by the coding sequence GTGCAGGACGATTACCCGAACTACGATGCCACTGACCTCGCCGCGCTGATCGCCACCCGGCGGGCCAGCGCGCGCGAGGTGCTCGACGCCGCGATCGCGCGCGCCAACGCACTGAATCCGTCGATCAACGCGATCGTGCTGACCGACTACGACGCGGCCCGCGAGCGGGCCGCCGCGCCGCCGGCCGGCCCGCTCGGCGGCGTGCCCTATCTCGTCAAGGATCTCGCGGCGGCAGCCGGGCTGAGGATGTCGCTCGGCAGCCGCCACTACCGCTACTTCGTGCCCGACGCCGACGCGCCGTTCATCGCGCGTGCGAAGGCGGCCGGCGCCAATGTGTTCGGCAAGACCAGCACCGCCGAATTCGGCCAGATGCCGGTGACCGAGCCCGAGCTGTTCGGGCCGTGCCGCAACCCCTGGAATCTCGATCACACGCCGGGCGGCTCGAGCGGCGGCGCGGCGGCGGCCGTGGCGGCCGGCATCGTGCCGCTCGCGCATGCGTCCGACGGCGGCGGCTCGATCCGCATCCCCGCCTCGTGCTGCGGCCTGTTCGGCTTCAAGCCCGGCTACGATCCGCAACTGGCGGCGCAGCCCGTGCCGGGCGACCTGATCGTCAACCATGCGATCTCGCGCAGCGTGCGCGACAGCGCGCTGCTGTTCGACCTCACCACGGGGCGCGCCGGCACCTCCGAGGCCACGCTCGCGCGGCTCGACGAACCGGTGGGGGCGCTGCGCATCGGCCTCGTCACCGATCCGCTGTTCGCGGCGGCGCTGTCGCCCGACGTGCTGGCGGCGCTCGACGACGCGGCTAGGCTAGCCGAATCGCTCGGCCACGTGGTGGAGCCGATGAGGCTGCCGATCGACCAGGCGCGCGCGGCCGAGACCTTCCTCACCTGCTGGGCCGCCATCGTCGAGCCGCTGGTCCACGACGCGCAGGCGCTCACGGGGCGCCGGCCGCGCGGCGACGAGTTCGAGCCGGCGAGCCGCGCGATGGCGCAGGTCGGGCGGCATCTCGCGCGCGAGCGTCTGCCGCTCGCGCGCGACTGGCAAAAACAGCTGATCGCGCAGGTGGAGAGCGCCACCGCACGCTACGACCTGGTGCTGTGCGCGACGCTGGCGGCACCGCCCGTGCGGATCGGCGAGCTGCGCTCCACGCCGTTCGAGCGCGCGCAAATGCGCCTGCTCGCCGCCCTGCCGGCGCGGCCGCTGCTGCGCATGATGCTCGCGAACACGGCCAAGCGCGCGTTCGCCTGGGCCGGCTGCACCGAGCTGTTCAACCTCACCGGCCAGCCGGCGATGTCGGTGCCGCTGCACTGGAACGCACGCGGCCTGCCGGTCGGCGTGCAGTTCGCCGCGCGCCGCGGCGACGACGCGCGGCTGCTGCGATTCGCGCGCCAGCTCGAACTCGCGCGGCCGTGGTTCGCGCGGCGTCCGCCGCTGGTGCCGGCGGCGCGCTAA
- a CDS encoding dienelactone hydrolase family protein: MTSQWIDIPVGNETFGGYLALPKGGKGPAVVIIQEIFGVNGHIRSVAEQYAADGYVALAPDIFWRTQPRVELGYEGADFNKGLELLQKTDPHQAAADIGHAVAALRARPEVEGKRVAGIGYCFGGRLAYLAAAAGALDVAVAYYGGGIQNHLDVANHVTQPIQFHYAGLDDHIPAEAVEQVRAAFGGRAHAQVHWYPDAGHGFNCNVRASYNQRAAALAHGRTLTFLAEQL, from the coding sequence ATGACTTCGCAATGGATCGACATCCCGGTCGGCAATGAAACGTTCGGTGGCTACCTTGCCCTGCCCAAGGGCGGCAAGGGACCGGCCGTGGTGATCATTCAGGAAATCTTCGGCGTGAACGGCCACATCCGTTCGGTCGCCGAGCAATATGCGGCCGACGGCTACGTCGCGCTCGCCCCGGACATCTTCTGGCGCACCCAGCCGCGCGTGGAGCTCGGTTACGAAGGCGCCGACTTCAACAAGGGCCTGGAGCTGCTGCAGAAGACCGATCCGCACCAGGCCGCGGCCGACATCGGCCACGCGGTCGCCGCGCTGCGCGCGCGCCCCGAGGTGGAAGGCAAGCGTGTGGCCGGGATCGGCTACTGCTTCGGCGGCCGGCTCGCCTACCTGGCCGCGGCGGCCGGCGCGCTCGACGTGGCGGTCGCCTACTATGGCGGCGGCATCCAGAACCATCTCGACGTCGCGAACCACGTCACGCAGCCGATCCAGTTCCACTACGCCGGCCTCGACGACCACATCCCGGCCGAGGCGGTCGAGCAGGTCAGGGCCGCGTTCGGCGGCCGCGCGCACGCGCAGGTGCACTGGTATCCGGATGCCGGCCACGGCTTCAACTGCAACGTGCGCGCCTCCTACAACCAGCGCGCGGCGGCGCTCGCGCACGGCCGCACGCTGACCTTCCTCGCCGAGCAGCTGTAA
- a CDS encoding branched-chain amino acid ABC transporter substrate-binding protein → MNIKMQKLLPISAAAMVFAALATNASADQVVKIGHVAPLTGGIAHLGKDNENGARLAVEEINAKGLTIGGQKITLQLDAQDDAADPRTATQVAQKLVDDKVVAVVGHLNSGTTIPASKIYSDAGIVQISPSATNPAYTQQGFKTTYRVVATDAQQGPALANYAQSKGYKSVAVVDDSTAYGQGLANEFEKKAKALGLKVLSHDATNDKAVDFRAILTKIKGENPDAIMYGGMDATGGPFAKQAKQLGLRAKILAGDGVCTEQLSDLAGDASSNVVCSQAGAALEKMPGGAAFEAKYQKRFGQPIQIYSPFTYDAVYIIVDAMKRANSTDPAKILAAMPATDYKGVIGETVFDSKGDLKHGVISLYDYKGGKKTFLDQVKM, encoded by the coding sequence ATGAATATCAAGATGCAAAAGCTGTTGCCGATCAGCGCGGCGGCGATGGTGTTTGCGGCGTTGGCGACGAACGCATCGGCCGACCAGGTGGTGAAGATCGGTCACGTTGCGCCGTTGACGGGCGGCATTGCCCACCTCGGCAAGGACAACGAGAACGGTGCTCGCCTCGCGGTCGAGGAAATCAACGCGAAGGGCCTGACGATCGGCGGCCAGAAGATCACGCTCCAGCTCGATGCACAGGACGACGCGGCCGACCCGCGTACCGCCACCCAGGTTGCGCAGAAGCTCGTCGACGACAAGGTCGTGGCGGTGGTCGGCCACCTGAATTCGGGCACCACGATCCCGGCCTCGAAGATCTACAGCGATGCCGGCATCGTGCAGATCTCGCCGTCCGCGACCAACCCGGCCTATACGCAACAGGGCTTCAAGACCACCTACCGCGTGGTCGCGACCGATGCGCAGCAAGGTCCGGCACTGGCCAACTACGCGCAGTCGAAGGGCTACAAGAGCGTGGCGGTGGTCGACGATTCGACCGCTTACGGCCAGGGCCTCGCGAACGAGTTCGAGAAGAAGGCCAAGGCGCTCGGCCTGAAGGTGCTCTCGCATGACGCGACCAACGACAAGGCCGTCGACTTCCGCGCGATTCTGACCAAGATCAAGGGCGAAAACCCGGACGCGATCATGTACGGCGGCATGGATGCCACCGGCGGCCCGTTCGCCAAGCAGGCCAAGCAGCTCGGCCTGCGCGCGAAGATCCTGGCCGGCGACGGCGTCTGTACCGAGCAACTCTCGGACCTGGCCGGCGACGCCTCGTCGAACGTGGTCTGCTCGCAAGCCGGCGCGGCGCTCGAGAAGATGCCGGGCGGCGCGGCGTTCGAAGCCAAGTACCAGAAGCGCTTCGGCCAGCCGATCCAGATCTACTCGCCGTTCACGTATGACGCGGTGTACATCATCGTCGACGCGATGAAGCGCGCGAATTCGACCGATCCGGCGAAGATCCTCGCGGCGATGCCGGCGACCGACTACAAGGGCGTGATCGGTGAAACCGTGTTCGACTCGAAGGGCGACCTGAAGCACGGCGTGATCTCGCTGTACGACTACAAGGGCGGCAAGAAGACGTTCCTCGATCAAGTGAAGATGTAA